A genomic window from Sphingomonas taxi includes:
- a CDS encoding tryptophan-rich sensory protein, with amino-acid sequence MSRRILITGASVAGNTAAWWLGRAGFDVEVVERAPAFRDGGQNIDVRGVGREVLRRMGLEQAALDHGTGEEGTAWVKSDGSVAAQFITAEFGADGPTAEMEILRGDLARLVYEPAAARATYRFGDSVAAIDEDDAAAVVTFASGRTARYDAVIVAEGVGSATRSHVFANENAPRWMDLTIAYFTIPRTQDDGQLWRWYNATGGRSVSLRPDRYGTTRAMLSVQQQPGGEQDWSTDRQKAWLRERFAEAGWQTDRVLDGMATTDDFYFDVLRQVRMKRWSKGRVVLTGDAAWCATPIAGIGTTLAITGAYVLAAELARHDDVAAAFDSYEQAMRPMVEDAQGVPKIAPRLMNPQSRLAIRLLHGALAAASRPIVQKAMGKMFGGGPKEPDLSRYDDAIPTDVTIVASEPAPSGVAAPAAGGLSPLLAIGAVGVVLGASAVLGRRNAPDPSHAAIRRWYRRLDKPGFTPPDAAFGAVWPVLETGLAVGGYRLLRRPAGPARNAAVGLWLLNTAMVGGWTHLFFREKKLGASAAASGTMVASGAAYVATAARVDRPAAAVGVPFVAWLGFATLLAERIWRDNPAEEG; translated from the coding sequence CAGAATATCGACGTGCGCGGCGTCGGCCGCGAGGTGCTGCGGCGCATGGGACTGGAACAGGCGGCGCTCGATCATGGTACCGGCGAGGAAGGCACCGCATGGGTCAAAAGCGACGGCAGCGTCGCCGCGCAGTTCATCACCGCCGAGTTCGGGGCCGACGGCCCCACTGCCGAAATGGAGATCCTGCGCGGCGATCTCGCCCGCTTGGTCTACGAACCCGCTGCCGCGCGTGCCACCTATCGCTTCGGCGACAGCGTGGCGGCGATCGACGAGGATGACGCGGCGGCGGTGGTCACCTTCGCCAGCGGACGCACCGCGCGATACGATGCGGTCATCGTCGCCGAGGGCGTCGGGTCGGCGACCCGCTCACACGTCTTCGCGAACGAGAATGCGCCGCGCTGGATGGATCTGACGATCGCCTATTTCACGATCCCGCGAACCCAGGACGACGGGCAATTGTGGCGGTGGTACAATGCGACCGGCGGGCGCAGCGTGTCGCTGCGGCCCGACCGTTACGGCACCACCCGCGCGATGCTGTCGGTACAGCAGCAGCCGGGCGGCGAGCAGGATTGGAGCACGGACCGCCAGAAGGCGTGGCTGCGCGAGCGGTTCGCCGAAGCCGGCTGGCAGACCGACCGCGTGCTCGACGGCATGGCGACGACGGACGATTTCTATTTCGACGTGCTGCGTCAGGTGCGGATGAAGCGCTGGTCGAAGGGCAGGGTGGTGCTGACCGGCGACGCCGCATGGTGCGCGACGCCGATCGCCGGGATCGGCACGACGCTGGCGATCACCGGCGCCTATGTGCTGGCGGCGGAGCTGGCGCGGCACGACGATGTCGCCGCGGCGTTCGACTCCTATGAGCAGGCGATGCGCCCGATGGTCGAGGACGCGCAGGGCGTTCCCAAGATCGCACCGCGGCTGATGAACCCGCAGAGCCGGCTCGCCATCCGCCTGCTCCATGGCGCGCTCGCGGCGGCAAGCCGGCCCATCGTCCAAAAGGCGATGGGCAAAATGTTCGGGGGCGGCCCGAAGGAGCCCGATCTGTCCCGCTACGATGACGCCATCCCGACCGATGTGACGATCGTCGCCTCGGAACCGGCGCCATCCGGCGTCGCGGCGCCGGCGGCGGGCGGGCTGTCGCCGCTGCTCGCGATCGGCGCGGTCGGCGTCGTGCTGGGGGCGAGTGCGGTGCTCGGGCGGCGCAACGCGCCCGATCCGTCGCACGCCGCCATCCGGCGCTGGTATCGCCGGCTCGACAAGCCCGGCTTCACCCCGCCCGATGCGGCCTTCGGCGCGGTCTGGCCGGTGCTGGAGACCGGCCTGGCGGTCGGCGGCTATCGTCTGCTGCGACGACCGGCGGGGCCGGCGCGCAATGCCGCGGTCGGGCTCTGGCTGCTCAACACCGCAATGGTCGGCGGCTGGACGCACTTGTTCTTCCGCGAGAAGAAGCTCGGCGCGAGTGCGGCGGCATCGGGTACGATGGTCGCATCGGGTGCCGCCTATGTCGCGACCGCCGCACGCGTGGACAGGCCGGCGGCGGCGGTCGGCGTGCCGTTCGTCGCGTGGCTCGGCTTCGCCACGCTGCTCGCCGAGCGGATCTGGCGTGACAATCCGGCGGAGGAAGGATGA
- a CDS encoding metallophosphoesterase family protein yields MAVFFTADTHFGDHRTINIQHRPFADTATMDATLIARWNARVAPDDIVWHLGDVARRAGDVAGLLDRLHGSKHLLAGNNDPDGTRVVAGWASVGDYAELSLDGHALVLCHYPFRSWNGQHRRAINLHGHSHGRLKPMPRQFDVGVDARDFAPVTLAELLAPMPPAAH; encoded by the coding sequence ATGGCCGTCTTCTTCACCGCCGACACGCATTTCGGTGATCATCGCACGATTAACATCCAGCACCGGCCGTTCGCGGACACCGCGACGATGGACGCGACGCTCATCGCGCGCTGGAACGCGCGCGTCGCGCCGGACGATATCGTCTGGCATCTTGGCGACGTCGCCCGCCGGGCCGGCGATGTCGCCGGGCTGCTCGACCGGCTGCACGGCAGCAAGCATCTGCTCGCCGGCAACAACGATCCCGACGGTACCCGCGTCGTCGCCGGCTGGGCGAGCGTCGGCGATTATGCCGAGCTGTCGCTCGACGGCCACGCGCTCGTTCTCTGCCATTATCCTTTCCGCAGCTGGAACGGCCAGCATCGCCGCGCGATCAACCTGCACGGCCATAGCCACGGCCGGCTGAAACCGATGCCGCGCCAGTTCGACGTCGGCGTCGACGCCCGCGATTTCGCGCCGGTCACGCTCGCCGAATTGCTGGCCCCGATGCCGCCGGCCGCTCATTGA
- a CDS encoding winged helix-turn-helix transcriptional regulator, which produces MKQDGTFDSLGHLGETATGRGDAYARDCPTRQLLDRIGDKWSVLILLLLGDRELRFGQLKQRIGGISQKMLSQTLRALERDGLVTRHVVATVPVSVSYRVTPLGRDLLAALRLMIDWAETRMPEVAAAQGRYDTRAAADPASSVLPAR; this is translated from the coding sequence ATGAAGCAAGACGGCACTTTCGACTCCCTTGGTCACTTGGGCGAAACCGCCACCGGACGCGGCGACGCCTATGCGCGCGACTGCCCGACGCGCCAGTTGCTCGATCGGATCGGCGACAAATGGAGCGTGCTGATCCTGCTGCTGCTCGGCGACCGGGAATTGCGCTTCGGCCAGCTCAAGCAGCGGATCGGCGGTATCTCGCAGAAGATGCTGAGCCAGACGCTGCGCGCGCTCGAACGCGACGGGCTGGTGACGCGCCACGTCGTCGCGACGGTGCCGGTCAGCGTCAGCTATCGCGTCACCCCGCTCGGCCGCGACCTGCTCGCCGCGCTGCGGCTGATGATCGACTGGGCGGAGACGCGCATGCCCGAGGTGGCGGCGGCGCAGGGTCGCTACGACACGCGCGCCGCGGCGGATCCCGCATCGTCCGTCCTCCCGGCGCGTTGA
- a CDS encoding NAD(P)-dependent oxidoreductase: MQIAVLGASGHAGSEIATELAARGHKVRGIARNPAAIPQAEGIEAVAGDASDPAALAELIRGSDAVISALHFDVTADTLLAAVKRAGVPRLLVTGGAASLEVAPGQRLFDTPDFPEEWKPFAAGGIAFLDALRDEQEVNWTFFSPAAQIFEGPRTGRYRTGGDQLVVDANGESRISFADFAIAMVDELERPQHSRGRFTAAY; this comes from the coding sequence ATGCAGATAGCGGTATTGGGTGCGAGCGGTCACGCCGGGTCGGAGATCGCCACGGAGCTCGCCGCGCGCGGCCACAAAGTGCGGGGCATCGCCCGAAACCCGGCGGCGATCCCGCAGGCGGAGGGGATCGAGGCGGTGGCGGGCGACGCGTCCGACCCGGCGGCGCTCGCCGAGCTGATCCGCGGCAGCGATGCGGTGATCAGCGCGCTGCATTTCGACGTCACGGCGGACACGTTGCTGGCGGCGGTCAAGCGGGCGGGCGTGCCGCGATTGCTGGTCACCGGTGGTGCCGCGAGCCTTGAGGTCGCACCGGGTCAGCGGCTGTTCGACACACCGGACTTTCCGGAGGAATGGAAGCCGTTCGCTGCCGGCGGGATCGCCTTCCTCGACGCGTTGCGGGACGAGCAAGAGGTCAACTGGACCTTCTTCTCGCCGGCGGCGCAGATCTTTGAAGGGCCGCGGACCGGCCGGTATCGCACCGGCGGCGATCAGCTCGTCGTCGATGCGAATGGCGAGAGCAGGATCAGCTTCGCGGATTTCGCGATCGCGATGG